The following coding sequences are from one Cenarchaeum symbiosum A window:
- a CDS encoding phosphoribosylformylglycinamidine (FGAM) synthase, glutamine amidotransferase domain (COG0047): MRIGVIVFPGSNCDRDVFHVLSDVHGHDARYVWHEEEFPADLEAVVLPGGFSYGDRLRAGVIAAHSPVMDGVRGLAERGVPVLGICNGFQILAEAGLLPGVLLKNSSLSFMCRWTELKVENDNTPFTSRLEKGQRVPIPVANGEGRYYADDETLYKMEENGQIVFRYAEDVNGSTGRIAGVCSEKGNVVGMMPHPERAAEPEINPVDSGPASLIFESLLSGPSS; encoded by the coding sequence GTGAGGATCGGAGTCATAGTATTTCCCGGCAGCAACTGCGATCGGGACGTCTTTCATGTGCTCTCCGACGTGCACGGCCATGATGCAAGATACGTCTGGCACGAGGAGGAGTTTCCCGCGGATCTAGAGGCGGTGGTGCTCCCCGGGGGGTTCTCTTACGGGGACAGGCTCAGGGCGGGGGTAATAGCTGCACACAGCCCCGTCATGGACGGCGTAAGGGGGCTTGCTGAACGGGGCGTCCCCGTATTGGGCATATGCAACGGCTTTCAGATATTAGCCGAGGCGGGCCTGCTTCCCGGCGTCCTGCTAAAGAACAGCTCGCTGTCCTTCATGTGCAGGTGGACTGAGCTCAAAGTGGAGAATGACAATACGCCGTTTACATCCAGGCTGGAAAAGGGCCAGAGGGTCCCCATACCGGTGGCAAACGGCGAGGGCCGCTATTATGCAGATGATGAGACGCTCTATAAAATGGAGGAGAATGGCCAGATAGTCTTCAGGTATGCAGAGGATGTCAACGGCTCGACGGGCCGCATAGCGGGCGTCTGCAGCGAGAAAGGAAACGTGGTGGGGATGATGCCGCATCCCGAGAGGGCCGCCGAGCCTGAGATCAACCCCGTGGACAGCGGGCCCGCCTCGCTGATATTCGAGTCTCTATTATCGGGGCCGTCAAGTTGA